The Gloeocapsopsis sp. IPPAS B-1203 genome contains a region encoding:
- the rsmH gene encoding 16S rRNA (cytosine(1402)-N(4))-methyltransferase RsmH, which translates to MTTDELLNQPAFIHVPVLSRELLAGLAVRPGGHYLDATVGGGGHSRLILAAASDVRLTAIDQDEQAIAAAQATLAPYQERVQFWHGNFAEYQPNYQFDGVIADLGVSSHHFDVPERGFSFRHEAPLDMRMNQQRSLTAAEVINHWDESQLADVFFKYGEERLSRRIARRIVEQRPFHTTTALAEAIAYSVPRQYRYGRIHPATRVFQALRIVVNDELNVLETFLKCAPNWLLPQGKIAIISFHSLEDRIVKHSLRNSPSLQVLTKKPITPQEDELVTNPRSRSAKLRIAVRDINL; encoded by the coding sequence ATGACAACTGACGAACTGCTGAATCAACCTGCGTTTATTCATGTACCAGTATTAAGTCGAGAGTTGCTTGCAGGTTTAGCAGTTCGTCCTGGTGGACATTATCTTGATGCAACAGTGGGTGGTGGTGGTCACAGTCGCTTAATTTTAGCAGCAGCCTCAGATGTGCGCCTGACAGCAATTGATCAAGATGAACAAGCGATCGCCGCAGCGCAAGCGACACTTGCACCTTATCAAGAACGCGTCCAATTTTGGCATGGGAATTTTGCTGAATATCAACCTAATTATCAATTTGATGGTGTAATTGCTGATTTAGGCGTGAGTTCGCATCATTTTGATGTACCGGAACGGGGCTTTAGTTTTCGCCATGAAGCGCCTTTAGATATGCGGATGAATCAACAGCGATCGCTTACCGCTGCTGAGGTGATCAATCATTGGGATGAGTCGCAACTTGCAGATGTTTTCTTTAAATATGGTGAAGAACGACTATCGCGCCGCATTGCGCGTCGGATTGTTGAACAGCGTCCGTTTCACACAACTACTGCACTAGCAGAGGCGATCGCTTACAGTGTTCCTCGACAATACCGCTATGGCAGAATTCATCCTGCTACCCGTGTTTTTCAAGCTTTGCGAATTGTTGTCAATGATGAGTTAAATGTTTTAGAAACTTTCTTAAAGTGCGCACCTAACTGGTTACTACCACAAGGCAAAATTGCGATTATCAGTTTTCATAGCTTAGAAGACCGCATTGTTAAACACAGTTTACGCAATTCACCTTCATTGCAAGTACTAACAAAAAAACCTATTACACCTCAAGAAGATGAGTTAGTAACTAACCCGCGATCGCGTTCAGCAAAGCTGCGAATTGCCGTAAGAGATATAAACCTGTAA
- a CDS encoding hybrid sensor histidine kinase/response regulator, whose translation MLPESEQHILNFDEIFAQQNVEAKKHENIEESHLASEECSNLSEPSLVDELSLDGLDLGLPAEHQALEESNRFNVDNKIDTALSNEFNFNDFLHPLDEEIISSSEAEIEFNNLFSSLETFEIAKELEDIAKSKPEENQQISLKNSTKDYQNKEQIDLGDFWFQDSNSSNNIDLETDLKNSLSEFELDNQDTVISTEVIISELDSISSNLNLENHSIITASSEQPEMQTVIQSFSEEADFTDLEALLDEDEFDIPEVVPDAETSNEFDELEALLDPDVTQVTENTDDFADLDALLDANIDAAENALGENNFADLDTLLEEPPKQNKSIPEPIAKTSGNVSRKVAFEQTMRVSVKQLDGISNLVGELVVNRNSLEQDQQRMRQFTENLLHRVQQLNELGIKMQELYERSLLEASLLSSRSPSRSEVENTEKTPERHATGMDFDALEMDRFTGFHTLSQEMIEMIVRVRESASDIEFVTDETEQVARQFRQVTTQLQEGITRSRMIPFSQIADRLPRAVKEITLKYGKQAELKLEGRDTLIDKVILEQLYDPMTHLVNNSITHGIETPEERIAKGKPPIGTITIRAFHQGNQTVISVADDGAGIDPDRVLTKAIQKGLITVAEARTMSPGDVYDLLFHPGFSTKDQVDEFAGRGVGMDVVRTSLQEMRGTINTDSTLDKGTTFTIRLPLTLSICKALCCLSDKARIAFPMDGVEDMMDIPTSAVLQLEDGQPGVGWRDFLLPLRPLKELLNYNRVLGRGNVYGSNREDDLVSVVILRSAETFMALQVDQVLGEQEIVIKQFEAPVSKPVGIAGATILGDGHVMPIADVLELIDLSLGRIQQRSNKLWTASATPIQPVTADVKSEPTVLIVDDSITVRELLSLTFNKAGYRVEQARDGQEAWDKLRDGLPCDLIFCDIEMPRMDGLELLSRLQQDVTLNEIPIAMLTSRGAERHRQMAIQLGASGYFTKPYLEEVLLDGAARMLKGEMLVASSS comes from the coding sequence ATGCTGCCGGAATCAGAACAGCACATTTTAAATTTCGATGAGATATTTGCTCAGCAAAATGTTGAGGCAAAAAAGCATGAAAATATAGAGGAATCTCATTTAGCTAGTGAGGAGTGCAGCAACTTATCAGAGCCGAGCTTAGTAGATGAATTATCACTAGATGGGTTAGACCTAGGTTTACCTGCTGAGCATCAAGCTTTAGAAGAATCTAATCGTTTTAATGTAGATAATAAAATAGATACTGCCTTATCTAATGAATTCAATTTTAATGATTTTCTTCATCCCCTGGATGAAGAAATTATCTCTTCATCCGAAGCAGAAATTGAATTTAATAACTTATTTTCTAGTTTAGAAACTTTTGAGATTGCCAAGGAGTTAGAAGATATAGCAAAAAGCAAGCCAGAAGAAAATCAACAAATATCATTAAAAAATAGTACTAAAGATTATCAAAATAAAGAGCAAATTGATTTAGGAGATTTTTGGTTTCAAGACAGTAATTCCTCCAACAATATAGATTTAGAAACTGATTTGAAAAATAGTTTGAGTGAATTTGAGTTAGATAATCAAGATACTGTTATTTCTACAGAAGTAATTATATCTGAACTAGATAGCATTTCATCAAACCTGAACTTAGAAAATCACTCAATAATTACTGCTAGTTCCGAACAGCCTGAGATGCAAACTGTTATCCAATCTTTTTCTGAGGAAGCAGATTTTACAGACTTAGAAGCTTTGTTAGATGAAGATGAGTTTGATATACCAGAAGTTGTGCCAGATGCAGAAACCAGCAATGAATTTGATGAGTTAGAAGCATTGCTTGATCCAGATGTAACACAAGTAACCGAGAATACAGATGATTTTGCTGATCTGGATGCTCTTTTGGATGCAAATATTGATGCAGCAGAGAACGCTTTAGGAGAAAATAACTTTGCTGACCTTGATACACTACTTGAAGAGCCACCTAAGCAAAACAAATCCATACCAGAACCAATAGCTAAAACATCTGGAAATGTGTCTCGCAAAGTCGCATTTGAACAAACAATGCGGGTTTCAGTGAAGCAACTAGATGGCATTAGTAACTTAGTGGGAGAACTGGTTGTCAATCGCAACAGCTTAGAACAAGACCAACAGAGAATGCGTCAGTTTACAGAGAATCTCCTACATCGAGTGCAACAGCTCAATGAGTTAGGAATTAAGATGCAGGAACTGTACGAGCGATCGCTGCTAGAAGCTTCTTTGCTGAGTAGCCGTTCGCCTTCTCGTTCTGAGGTTGAGAATACGGAGAAAACACCTGAACGTCATGCCACAGGGATGGATTTTGATGCCTTAGAAATGGATCGTTTCACGGGCTTTCATACGTTATCCCAAGAAATGATTGAAATGATCGTGCGAGTGCGCGAGTCAGCTTCAGATATTGAGTTTGTGACAGATGAAACCGAACAAGTTGCCCGTCAATTTCGTCAGGTGACAACTCAATTGCAAGAAGGTATTACGCGATCGCGGATGATTCCCTTTTCACAGATTGCCGATCGCTTACCTCGTGCTGTTAAAGAAATTACACTCAAATACGGCAAACAAGCCGAACTCAAACTAGAGGGTCGCGACACCTTAATTGATAAGGTAATCCTAGAGCAACTCTACGACCCCATGACACACTTGGTCAATAATTCGATTACGCATGGTATTGAAACTCCTGAAGAACGTATTGCCAAGGGTAAACCACCTATAGGAACAATTACGATTCGTGCCTTTCATCAAGGAAACCAAACTGTCATTTCTGTCGCTGATGATGGTGCTGGGATTGATCCTGACCGCGTATTGACCAAAGCAATTCAAAAAGGATTAATCACGGTTGCTGAAGCCCGAACAATGTCACCAGGGGATGTGTATGATTTACTATTTCATCCTGGTTTTAGTACCAAAGACCAAGTTGATGAATTTGCAGGTCGTGGTGTGGGAATGGACGTTGTACGCACCAGTTTGCAAGAAATGCGGGGAACGATTAATACTGATTCAACCCTGGATAAAGGAACAACGTTTACAATTCGCTTACCACTAACTCTAAGCATTTGTAAAGCACTGTGCTGCTTGAGTGATAAAGCACGAATTGCGTTTCCGATGGATGGTGTCGAAGATATGATGGACATCCCAACATCGGCGGTACTGCAGTTAGAGGACGGTCAACCTGGCGTTGGCTGGCGGGATTTTCTACTACCATTGCGACCATTAAAAGAGTTATTGAATTACAACCGTGTCCTAGGTCGTGGTAACGTCTACGGTAGCAATCGCGAAGATGACTTGGTTTCTGTTGTCATATTGCGTTCTGCAGAAACATTTATGGCACTGCAAGTAGACCAAGTTCTGGGCGAACAGGAAATTGTTATTAAGCAATTTGAAGCCCCAGTGTCAAAACCAGTTGGTATTGCTGGGGCGACAATTCTTGGAGATGGTCACGTTATGCCTATTGCAGACGTATTAGAGTTGATCGACCTGTCACTTGGACGTATTCAACAACGCAGCAATAAGCTGTGGACTGCTAGTGCGACTCCTATCCAGCCAGTTACAGCAGATGTCAAGTCTGAACCTACCGTTTTGATTGTTGACGACTCAATTACAGTACGCGAACTACTCTCCCTTACCTTTAATAAAGCTGGCTACCGCGTCGAACAAGCGCGTGATGGTCAAGAGGCTTGGGATAAGCTGCGTGATGGTTTACCATGCGATCTCATCTTCTGTGATATTGAAATGCCAAGAATGGATGGCTTGGAATTATTGTCACGCTTGCAGCAAGATGTTACTCTCAATGAGATTCCGATCGCCATGCTAACTTCACGAGGTGCGGAACGCCATCGTCAAATGGCAATTCAACTCGGTGCTAGTGGCTACTTTACCAAACCCTATCTAGAAGAAGTTCTACTTGATGGTGCAGCTCGTATGCTTAAAGGTGAGATGCTAGTAGCTAGTAGCAGTTAA
- a CDS encoding Hpt domain-containing protein translates to MVQEQEQRILGYFIDEANDHLNTIEQGLVNLQDTLSDSEMINALFRAAHSVKGGAAMLGFDSIQQTAHRLEDYFKILKENPTIQIDQKLESLLLKVFDTLQELIKHLESSLSLPHEVVSDLMVQTEPIFTELNNHLQLLVQNSDRNADSQNHNSTFSRDLLPVFQSQVLQRLREMLQLFKQPETSQSRQQLQEHCQQLLQLGEQFQLSGWSKVCEAASRAIANCDNNYRTLAPVIIKDLKQSQELVLAGRLNEVATTDQLKALSANKLHR, encoded by the coding sequence ATGGTACAAGAGCAAGAACAGCGAATTTTAGGCTATTTTATTGATGAGGCTAACGACCACTTAAACACCATTGAGCAAGGGTTGGTTAATCTTCAAGATACACTCTCAGACTCAGAAATGATTAATGCACTTTTTCGAGCAGCTCATTCTGTAAAAGGTGGCGCAGCTATGCTGGGGTTTGACAGTATCCAACAGACAGCACATCGCTTAGAAGACTATTTCAAAATTCTTAAAGAAAACCCAACAATTCAAATTGATCAAAAACTAGAATCACTACTTCTTAAAGTATTTGATACTTTGCAAGAACTCATTAAACATTTGGAAAGCTCATTATCGCTTCCTCATGAAGTTGTTAGCGATCTCATGGTACAAACTGAACCAATATTTACTGAACTCAACAATCATTTGCAGCTACTTGTACAAAACTCTGATCGTAACGCTGATTCGCAAAATCATAATTCTACATTCAGTCGCGATTTGCTCCCAGTTTTTCAAAGTCAAGTTTTGCAAAGATTACGAGAAATGCTGCAGTTATTCAAGCAGCCTGAGACATCACAGAGCCGTCAACAGTTACAAGAACATTGTCAACAACTATTACAATTAGGCGAGCAATTTCAGCTATCTGGTTGGTCTAAAGTGTGTGAAGCTGCATCAAGAGCGATCGCTAATTGCGATAACAACTACCGTACACTAGCACCAGTTATTATCAAAGATCTTAAGCAATCACAAGAATTAGTCTTAGCAGGTCGTCTCAATGAAGTTGCAACAACAGATCAACTGAAAGCGCTTTCTGCTAATAAGTTACATCGATAA
- a CDS encoding methyl-accepting chemotaxis protein, which translates to MTLSINQDQEYQEAQKAYIQGNYEIAVAIVERLLQEFPDDANAHLLRGHIYCVYQQYDQAQQEYRTVLNLTEDSDIVDCANEAIETILQHESSQLSSGYTNYSEKEFEDTYLLMDTAGDQMNFNSEQHQENEATFEDADPGSSDFEHFDYNTPAISEFEQPFENTFTNSIDNRSDDATSIDAFIDPFVEPQSDRSSIGKTTLQDDNLPNESYLSFATTEEAWNTDPAVQPTSIEDFPNLEEVETSEIEDTFGYSTAQNFDADESRLLFAEEVEDQTLLLSPTKLQIEEIEHLSSAADRTIEDTFGSRIPVNNSDHPSADSVMTSIQDIEEFSIAEFDAFEDLGNVSEFGLSANEVSNDISSAVDAIPTSDAIADVPVFHDTSATPQSNAPKWRQQFESASLEKKQWLTASSVGVVSAVVVAALSLGSSFMSPVPSRSAVRNTGWMLAAAAGVAGFATTRFLGQITTKQIKRTTADLYLQFDALREGNFTSQAASQDELGQLVAKFNEMAHVIQATTREAQHKAQEQEEEKENLQRQVMRLLDDVEGAARGDLTVRAEVSADVMGAVADSFNLTIQSLREIVQQVKIAAKQVSKGATDSETFAQSLSSEALRQAEELAVTLNSVQVMTEGIQRVAESAREAETVARSASTTALKGGEAVERTVAGISEIRQTVAETTRKVKRLAESSQEISKIVALISQIASRTNLLALNASIEAARAGEAGRGFAIVADEVRQLADRVAKALREIEQIVKQIQSETGSVMTAMEEGTQQVIQGTHLAEQAKRSLEDIVQVSNRIDTLVGSITAETVAQTDTSLAVASVMQSVELTAQANSQEAQRVSGSLINLVKVAGDLLNSVERFRVETTESN; encoded by the coding sequence ATGACATTAAGTATCAATCAAGATCAGGAATACCAAGAGGCACAAAAAGCATACATTCAAGGAAACTATGAAATAGCAGTAGCTATTGTCGAGCGATTACTACAAGAGTTTCCTGATGATGCGAATGCTCATCTGTTACGAGGTCATATTTACTGTGTATATCAACAGTACGATCAAGCTCAACAAGAGTATCGCACCGTTTTAAATCTTACAGAAGATTCAGACATAGTTGATTGTGCCAATGAAGCTATAGAGACTATTCTTCAACACGAAAGCTCACAGCTATCAAGTGGCTATACAAATTATTCAGAAAAAGAGTTTGAAGATACTTATTTATTAATGGATACTGCTGGCGATCAGATGAACTTCAACAGCGAGCAACATCAAGAAAACGAAGCAACCTTTGAAGACGCTGATCCTGGCAGTTCTGATTTTGAACATTTTGACTACAATACACCTGCTATTTCAGAATTTGAGCAACCCTTTGAGAATACTTTTACTAACTCAATAGACAATCGCTCCGATGATGCCACATCAATCGATGCTTTCATCGATCCTTTTGTAGAACCGCAATCAGACCGGTCGTCGATTGGTAAAACAACGCTACAAGATGATAATTTACCAAATGAGTCCTACTTGTCGTTTGCAACTACTGAAGAAGCTTGGAACACAGATCCTGCAGTACAACCGACATCAATCGAGGATTTTCCTAATCTAGAAGAAGTAGAAACCTCTGAAATTGAAGATACTTTCGGTTACTCAACTGCACAGAATTTTGATGCAGATGAGTCGCGCCTGTTATTTGCAGAGGAGGTTGAAGATCAAACTCTACTGTTGTCTCCGACAAAGCTTCAGATAGAAGAAATAGAACACCTCAGTTCTGCTGCAGACAGAACAATTGAAGATACCTTTGGCTCAAGAATTCCTGTAAATAACTCGGACCATCCTAGCGCAGATTCTGTTATGACATCAATTCAGGACATTGAGGAATTCAGCATTGCAGAATTTGATGCCTTTGAAGATCTAGGCAATGTTTCTGAATTTGGTTTATCAGCAAATGAGGTATCTAATGATATAAGTAGTGCAGTTGATGCTATTCCAACTTCTGATGCGATCGCCGATGTACCTGTCTTTCACGATACTTCAGCAACGCCTCAAAGTAATGCTCCTAAATGGCGTCAGCAGTTTGAGAGTGCCTCTTTAGAAAAAAAACAATGGCTAACTGCGAGTAGTGTAGGGGTTGTCTCTGCGGTTGTTGTGGCAGCACTCAGCTTGGGTAGCTCGTTTATGTCGCCTGTACCGAGTCGATCAGCAGTGAGAAATACTGGTTGGATGCTTGCTGCTGCTGCTGGAGTTGCAGGTTTTGCAACAACACGCTTTCTCGGACAAATTACAACTAAACAAATTAAACGCACAACCGCAGATTTGTATCTACAGTTTGATGCTTTAAGAGAAGGTAATTTCACTTCCCAAGCAGCCTCTCAAGACGAGTTGGGTCAACTTGTTGCTAAGTTTAATGAAATGGCACATGTCATTCAAGCAACAACAAGAGAAGCGCAGCATAAAGCTCAAGAACAAGAAGAAGAAAAAGAAAATCTACAACGTCAGGTAATGCGGTTACTTGATGATGTTGAAGGAGCAGCGCGTGGAGATTTGACTGTGCGTGCTGAAGTCAGTGCTGATGTGATGGGTGCTGTTGCTGACTCGTTTAATTTGACTATTCAGAGTCTTAGAGAAATTGTACAACAGGTAAAAATTGCTGCCAAGCAGGTTAGTAAAGGTGCAACGGACAGTGAAACGTTTGCTCAAAGTCTCTCTTCTGAAGCATTACGCCAAGCTGAAGAACTCGCTGTTACACTCAATTCAGTGCAGGTAATGACAGAAGGAATCCAAAGAGTTGCAGAAAGTGCCAGAGAAGCAGAAACAGTAGCACGCTCAGCATCAACAACAGCTTTAAAAGGTGGAGAGGCAGTAGAAAGAACGGTTGCAGGTATTTCAGAAATTCGCCAAACAGTTGCAGAAACAACACGCAAAGTCAAGAGGTTGGCCGAATCATCTCAAGAAATTTCTAAGATTGTGGCATTGATTTCTCAAATTGCTTCGCGGACGAATTTATTAGCACTGAATGCAAGCATTGAGGCTGCTCGTGCAGGTGAAGCAGGAAGGGGTTTTGCCATTGTAGCTGATGAAGTTCGCCAACTAGCAGATCGAGTAGCTAAAGCATTACGAGAAATTGAACAAATCGTGAAGCAAATTCAGAGCGAAACGGGTTCAGTTATGACAGCAATGGAAGAAGGTACGCAACAAGTTATTCAAGGAACGCACTTAGCAGAACAAGCTAAGCGATCGCTAGAAGATATTGTTCAAGTTTCTAATCGCATCGATACACTTGTTGGCTCTATTACTGCAGAAACAGTTGCACAAACTGATACTTCACTTGCAGTCGCCTCTGTCATGCAATCTGTAGAATTAACTGCTCAAGCTAACTCTCAAGAAGCACAGCGAGTTTCTGGCTCTTTGATCAATCTTGTGAAAGTAGCAGGCGATCTACTCAACTCTGTAGAGCGATTCCGCGTAGAGACAACAGAATCTAATTAA
- a CDS encoding chemotaxis protein CheW, producing the protein MVGNLELLTSSTPEQASTQLQELERPEGELHLRFYLTSGQELAFSAMAIREVLSAPPDRITPIPNASPLMLGTLNLRGRVLWVADLGQFLGETSAVNTDRAEIPIIAVEDQETIVGLAVEQIVGMEWLDVEAIQQPTATTDSINPYLRGEWLLGDRTHQCLRLLDQKAILRSNRWAAV; encoded by the coding sequence ATGGTCGGTAATCTAGAATTATTAACAAGTAGTACTCCAGAGCAAGCTTCAACTCAGCTTCAAGAATTAGAAAGACCAGAGGGAGAGCTACATTTACGCTTTTATCTTACATCTGGTCAAGAGTTAGCCTTCAGTGCAATGGCAATTAGAGAAGTACTTTCTGCACCGCCAGATCGGATTACACCTATTCCTAATGCTTCTCCATTAATGCTAGGGACATTAAATTTACGTGGAAGAGTTCTGTGGGTAGCTGACTTAGGGCAATTTTTAGGCGAAACGTCTGCTGTCAATACAGATCGGGCAGAAATTCCGATTATTGCGGTTGAAGATCAAGAAACAATCGTGGGGTTAGCAGTAGAACAAATTGTCGGTATGGAGTGGTTAGATGTTGAGGCAATTCAGCAACCGACAGCAACAACAGATAGTATAAATCCCTATTTGCGGGGTGAGTGGCTATTAGGCGATCGCACCCATCAGTGTCTCCGACTGCTCGACCAAAAAGCAATCTTACGGAGTAATCGATGGGCAGCAGTATGA
- a CDS encoding response regulator: protein MATVLVVEDSPTQREIIIQLLQRSGLQVTVAHDGVEALEQIQVSCPSIVVLDVVMPRMNGYELCRKLKTDPKTQNVRVIMCSTKGEEFDRHWGMKQGADAYIVKPFQSNEFLGTVKQLLQG from the coding sequence ATGGCAACAGTTTTAGTTGTGGAAGATAGTCCTACACAAAGGGAAATTATTATACAACTCTTACAAAGGAGTGGTTTACAAGTCACTGTAGCTCATGATGGAGTTGAAGCTTTAGAACAGATCCAGGTATCTTGTCCCTCAATCGTAGTGCTTGATGTTGTTATGCCAAGGATGAATGGTTATGAGCTTTGCCGCAAGCTAAAAACTGACCCAAAAACTCAAAATGTCCGAGTTATTATGTGTTCGACAAAAGGTGAAGAATTTGACCGTCATTGGGGAATGAAACAAGGCGCTGATGCATATATTGTTAAACCTTTTCAATCAAATGAATTTTTAGGAACGGTTAAACAATTACTGCAAGGATAA
- the hmpF gene encoding pilus motility taxis protein HmpF, which produces MLYLAEVQKQKSGFMGAGKVEIKLLAFQRSDQSWNSVPGEEVIPVEEASNLATGALVLADVNANRQVQRIQEAGRPLVNILQNFSRLLEKFKRQEEEIEQWKQSLTYQSQEMNRRNMEMEARLEQLQQMEAEFKQLEARHHELKTGQEEAEMLRQEIESSHQSLAKAWQELEREKHRLTELQHSGLDGFQIEQIQQLIAHLSDNALPKVLQERLTVVLDNLTNEQTVLSQHWQQIEQQQTSASRQQQEFENIAQAWQETFAEWQQIQQQLEQSMSELKAKTAVLNYKQEYTQSLKLQLQEHDKLQQAIFQMTEINTQLDVSHQVNVTELEQMPLEQLQQLVHDLQEDLNKNSHFVNDQEEELKFQKQTVEELQAKLNDGDASIRGQVETELAEESDRYQMLNETLVGQRQNLRLRKAVLQQHLQILWRQQGVNYFMALTDEPSLDLKPVLAQLERHKHRKVEELQKLEQELAQLQSSIEHLQSLVDTQTQLRTVKQQEWHNLEQNLHSLQVSVAEAWGRVNLSQEVLQPMQENWNSLQQPLEEIAASLNDSDEHQKIARLCQVLESLIPQIETAVP; this is translated from the coding sequence GTGCTGTATTTAGCAGAAGTTCAAAAGCAGAAAAGCGGATTTATGGGTGCTGGAAAAGTTGAAATTAAATTGCTAGCCTTTCAGCGAAGTGACCAAAGTTGGAATTCTGTACCAGGGGAAGAAGTTATTCCTGTTGAAGAAGCTAGCAATCTTGCTACAGGGGCATTGGTATTGGCTGATGTAAATGCAAATCGACAAGTGCAACGTATTCAAGAAGCAGGACGCCCTTTAGTTAATATTTTGCAAAACTTCTCTCGCTTACTCGAAAAATTTAAGCGTCAGGAAGAAGAGATTGAGCAGTGGAAACAATCTTTGACTTATCAAAGTCAGGAAATGAATCGTCGCAATATGGAAATGGAAGCGCGTTTGGAACAACTTCAGCAAATGGAGGCAGAGTTTAAACAATTAGAAGCACGTCACCACGAACTAAAAACTGGGCAAGAAGAGGCAGAAATGTTGCGCCAGGAAATTGAATCTAGCCACCAGAGTTTAGCTAAGGCTTGGCAAGAACTAGAAAGGGAAAAGCATCGTCTGACAGAATTACAGCATTCAGGGCTAGATGGATTTCAAATAGAGCAAATTCAGCAATTGATAGCACACTTGTCTGATAACGCGTTACCTAAAGTACTCCAAGAACGACTAACTGTTGTGCTAGACAATCTTACGAATGAACAGACCGTATTAAGTCAGCATTGGCAGCAAATAGAACAGCAGCAGACTTCTGCAAGTCGACAACAACAAGAATTTGAAAATATAGCTCAAGCATGGCAAGAAACCTTTGCAGAGTGGCAACAAATTCAGCAACAATTAGAACAGTCAATGTCTGAGTTGAAAGCAAAAACTGCTGTCTTAAATTATAAACAAGAATATACTCAATCGTTGAAGTTACAGTTACAAGAACACGATAAATTACAGCAAGCAATATTTCAAATGACTGAAATTAATACTCAGTTAGATGTTAGTCATCAAGTAAATGTAACTGAGTTAGAACAAATGCCATTAGAGCAGTTGCAACAACTTGTACATGATTTGCAAGAAGACTTGAATAAAAACTCTCATTTTGTGAACGATCAAGAGGAAGAACTAAAATTTCAAAAGCAAACTGTAGAAGAATTGCAAGCAAAACTGAATGATGGTGATGCTTCAATAAGAGGGCAAGTAGAGACTGAATTAGCTGAAGAATCCGATCGCTATCAAATGCTAAATGAAACTTTAGTCGGACAACGCCAAAACCTCCGACTACGTAAAGCAGTTTTGCAGCAGCATTTACAGATTTTATGGCGTCAGCAAGGTGTCAATTATTTTATGGCGCTTACTGATGAACCTAGCCTAGATTTAAAGCCTGTATTAGCACAGCTTGAGAGACATAAGCACCGAAAAGTTGAGGAACTGCAAAAACTAGAACAAGAGCTTGCACAGCTACAATCGAGTATTGAACATCTACAAAGCTTAGTCGATACTCAAACTCAGCTCCGCACTGTCAAACAGCAAGAATGGCACAATCTAGAGCAAAATTTACATTCCTTACAAGTGTCTGTAGCAGAAGCTTGGGGAAGAGTGAATTTGTCACAAGAGGTATTGCAACCAATGCAAGAAAATTGGAACTCCCTGCAGCAACCATTAGAAGAGATTGCCGCTAGCCTTAATGACAGCGACGAGCATCAGAAAATCGCCCGCCTTTGTCAAGTTTTAGAAAGCCTCATTCCTCAAATTGAAACGGCAGTGCCTTAA